A genomic region of Mesotoga sp. UBA6090 contains the following coding sequences:
- a CDS encoding right-handed parallel beta-helix repeat-containing protein, whose translation MKICFVLLLSLLVFVSTGLAQESAEVLIVGDPDGHYKSIQAAIDAANPGDTIKILPGTYKESLSISKEIMIEGSSRDEVTIVPEEGKDLGIFVRGAKSFSIKSVTVLASGAAINVSRSSGQIKDAFIAGGRFGISFSGAGMTLEVVDSYITCYDGMDNEEYIETRLAGIYAYGNATLSAENSVFERNGVGISLTNDLKYNITGCTFKRNTVGVSLGGNATGSISENVVTENVENGILINSSSETRLEGNIFFGNIRHGLDLYLNRCTECECGGDEFNGTVVGLGNRFESEDEICPMDFWDESFYSFDKDLGKGVEQD comes from the coding sequence ATGAAGATATGCTTCGTTTTGCTTTTATCTCTACTTGTATTTGTTTCTACAGGCCTGGCACAAGAGAGCGCCGAGGTTCTAATTGTTGGCGACCCGGACGGCCACTATAAGAGTATTCAGGCAGCTATCGACGCTGCCAATCCCGGCGATACAATAAAAATCCTTCCTGGAACTTACAAGGAGAGCCTTTCAATTAGCAAAGAGATAATGATTGAAGGCTCCTCAAGAGACGAAGTAACAATAGTGCCCGAAGAGGGAAAGGATCTCGGGATTTTCGTCAGAGGTGCGAAGAGTTTCTCGATAAAAAGTGTAACAGTTCTTGCCAGTGGCGCAGCCATAAACGTATCCAGGTCCTCCGGCCAGATCAAAGACGCCTTCATAGCGGGCGGCCGCTTTGGAATCTCTTTCAGCGGCGCAGGAATGACTCTTGAGGTGGTTGATTCCTACATCACATGCTATGACGGCATGGATAACGAGGAGTATATAGAAACGAGGCTGGCCGGAATCTATGCGTATGGTAATGCCACTCTGAGTGCCGAAAACTCCGTTTTCGAAAGGAACGGAGTTGGAATAAGCCTCACAAATGATCTGAAGTACAACATCACAGGATGCACATTCAAAAGAAATACAGTGGGGGTTTCACTTGGTGGCAATGCTACTGGATCTATCTCTGAGAACGTGGTTACCGAGAACGTCGAAAACGGGATCCTGATCAACTCATCTTCCGAAACCAGGCTGGAAGGTAATATCTTCTTCGGAAATATCCGGCATGGTCTCGACCTCTATCTGAATCGATGCACTGAGTGTGAATGCGGAGGCGATGAATTTAACGGGACTGTTGTCGGTTTGGGAAACAGGTTTGAGTCCGAAGATGAGATCTGTCCTATGGACTTCTGGGATGAAAGCTTCTACAGCTTCGATAAGGATCTGGGCAAGGGAGTCGAACAAGACTAG
- a CDS encoding ABC transporter ATP-binding protein: MELRGKLLDISNLKVSFYTYRGVVKALNGVELWMDSGERLGVVGETGCGKSVTSLAVMRLIEQPGEIQEGKIIFNGRNLVELSEEKMNNIRGVEMSMIFQEPRSSLNPVMKVGYQIGESIAKSKKIKIKQTYPEVKEILRLVGLDPERVMNSYPHELSGGMSQRVMIGMGLATHPKLLIADEPTSALDVTIQAQILELLDELARKMGNAVMLITHDMGVVAEFCDKVLVMYAGNSVEYASTARLFEKPLHPYTGGLLQAVPRVGRTDELKAIKGTVPDLVNPPSGCRFHPRCPHAMDICKVERPQFLEIEPDHYVACYLFKGKNEVKEDG, from the coding sequence ATGGAGCTGAGAGGAAAACTATTAGATATATCTAACCTCAAAGTATCTTTCTACACATACAGGGGAGTAGTGAAGGCTCTCAACGGAGTAGAACTTTGGATGGATTCCGGAGAGAGGCTAGGAGTCGTGGGTGAGACCGGTTGTGGAAAGTCTGTCACGTCGTTAGCGGTAATGCGCTTGATCGAACAGCCTGGAGAGATCCAGGAGGGAAAGATAATCTTCAACGGTAGGAATCTTGTAGAATTATCTGAAGAGAAAATGAACAACATACGAGGCGTAGAAATGTCGATGATCTTCCAGGAACCGCGCTCATCGCTGAACCCAGTAATGAAGGTAGGCTATCAGATAGGAGAGTCAATTGCAAAATCCAAGAAGATCAAGATCAAACAAACCTACCCAGAGGTCAAAGAGATACTCCGCCTTGTCGGCCTTGATCCCGAAAGAGTTATGAACAGTTATCCTCATGAGCTAAGTGGAGGAATGTCGCAGAGAGTAATGATAGGAATGGGACTGGCAACCCATCCTAAGCTGCTCATTGCAGACGAACCCACATCGGCTCTAGACGTTACGATCCAGGCTCAAATTCTCGAATTGCTGGACGAACTCGCAAGGAAGATGGGAAACGCTGTGATGTTGATCACCCACGACATGGGCGTGGTGGCCGAGTTCTGCGACAAAGTCCTTGTCATGTATGCCGGGAACTCAGTAGAGTATGCTTCGACAGCAAGGCTGTTCGAAAAGCCGTTACATCCTTATACGGGTGGTCTGCTTCAGGCAGTGCCGAGGGTAGGTAGGACGGACGAACTGAAGGCCATAAAGGGTACGGTTCCCGATCTCGTGAACCCCCCGTCCGGCTGTCGCTTCCATCCCAGGTGTCCACATGCAATGGACATTTGTAAGGTAGAGAGACCACAATTCCTAGAAATAGAACCCGATCATTATGTTGCCTGCTATCTCTTCAAAGGCAAGAACGAGGTGAAAGAAGATGGCTGA
- a CDS encoding N-acetylmannosamine-6-phosphate 2-epimerase — protein MRSELLNKIEKKIVVSCQALEDEPLHGRGMMVLMAKAAIMGGAAAIRADGAQDIEDIKSAFDIPLIGLNKRNIAGYPVYITPTSEDALTVLRAGADVVAIDCTLRKRPEGLDKIFAVVRREFPDKKIMADISSIEDAREVSRLKPDFLATTLSGYTDETLTRPKPDIRLVEALVEEFDIPIIAEGNYWEPEQVVKAFEAGAFSVTLGSVITRPQLITKKFTSYLEDWKKSRSQSGK, from the coding sequence TTGCGTTCAGAACTACTGAATAAGATAGAAAAGAAGATAGTCGTCTCCTGCCAGGCCCTGGAGGACGAACCTCTCCACGGCCGCGGAATGATGGTGCTGATGGCGAAGGCAGCCATAATGGGAGGAGCCGCTGCGATAAGGGCAGACGGGGCGCAAGACATTGAGGATATTAAGTCCGCGTTCGACATACCCTTAATCGGACTGAACAAACGAAACATCGCGGGATATCCTGTTTACATAACCCCAACTTCGGAAGACGCCCTCACGGTTTTGAGAGCAGGCGCCGATGTTGTCGCCATAGACTGCACCTTGAGAAAGAGACCCGAAGGGCTCGACAAGATATTTGCCGTCGTAAGAAGAGAATTTCCGGACAAAAAGATAATGGCCGATATCTCCAGCATCGAGGATGCTAGGGAAGTATCCCGTCTCAAGCCCGATTTTCTCGCCACGACGCTTTCTGGATACACAGATGAGACACTGACCAGACCGAAGCCGGATATCCGGCTTGTAGAGGCACTTGTTGAAGAGTTCGATATTCCGATAATTGCCGAGGGCAACTACTGGGAGCCGGAACAGGTTGTGAAAGCCTTCGAAGCCGGGGCCTTTTCGGTCACGCTCGGCAGTGTCATTACAAGGCCCCAGCTAATAACCAAGAAATTCACTTCCTACCTTGAAGACTGGAAGAAGAGCCGTTCCCAATCCGGCAAGTGA
- the nikC gene encoding nickel transporter permease, with amino-acid sequence MEKTVKVSKPFMDDLKHTVFLWRKSRLTMIGSAIILVFLLMAAFAPLIAPYDPVQQNLQIKLQAPSWQHLFGTDQFGRDIFSRVIMGSRIALWIIFLVSVISGSIGIIVGVTAGYFGGIVDEVLMRITDMFLAFPSLVLAMAFAAMLGPNLTNTIIAISVVTWTTYARLSRAEATKVKSQPYIEAIRAAGGGNLRIMFLHVLPMCISPVLVQMTLRMGTIILTAASLGFLGLGVQPPTPEWGAMVSDGRNYLIDQWWISTFPGIFIAFVVLGFNLLGDGIRDMLDPRLRR; translated from the coding sequence ATGGAAAAAACCGTAAAAGTATCTAAACCATTCATGGATGATTTGAAGCATACAGTCTTTCTTTGGAGAAAGAGCCGCCTCACGATGATCGGATCGGCGATAATCCTTGTCTTCCTTCTTATGGCGGCCTTTGCACCACTTATAGCTCCTTACGACCCGGTCCAGCAGAATCTGCAGATAAAACTGCAGGCTCCGAGCTGGCAGCATCTCTTTGGAACGGACCAGTTCGGGAGGGACATTTTCAGCAGGGTTATCATGGGATCCAGGATCGCGCTCTGGATAATCTTCCTGGTATCGGTCATCAGCGGATCCATAGGAATTATCGTAGGCGTTACGGCTGGCTATTTCGGCGGAATTGTCGACGAAGTGCTCATGAGAATAACGGACATGTTCCTAGCCTTTCCCAGTCTGGTCCTCGCAATGGCTTTTGCGGCAATGCTGGGGCCGAATCTGACAAACACGATCATAGCCATATCCGTTGTCACGTGGACTACATACGCGAGGCTTTCAAGAGCGGAAGCTACAAAAGTCAAATCGCAACCATACATTGAAGCGATTCGGGCGGCAGGTGGCGGAAATCTGAGAATTATGTTCCTTCACGTTCTGCCGATGTGTATTTCTCCCGTTCTTGTTCAGATGACTCTCAGAATGGGAACGATCATCCTCACCGCGGCAAGTCTCGGCTTCCTCGGGTTGGGAGTTCAGCCTCCCACGCCAGAGTGGGGAGCCATGGTTTCCGACGGCAGGAACTACCTGATCGACCAGTGGTGGATTTCTACTTTCCCTGGAATATTCATCGCCTTTGTCGTTCTTGGATTCAACCTCCTCGGTGACGGAATAAGAGACATGCTCGATCCAAGGTTGAGGAGGTAA
- a CDS encoding ABC transporter permease yields the protein MNFGQFLLRRLFLMIIVLFGVACIVFFIANVIPADPVGAILGGNAPPEAVDRLKAKLGYDQPLIIRFGKFITGAVRGDFGISLKTSNPVMEDIRNYFPATMELALVAITISIILGITLGILSAVHRNKAIDHFSRIFSILGVSMPVFWIGLLLLLVFYFKLGWLPGSGRLGFFTYPPPRVTGMYLIDSIIAGQWDTFKEALLHILLPAFVLGYNATASIARITRASMLDVLRQDFIRTAKSKGLRKNVVIYRHALRNSLIPTVTIIGLVFGSLLEGAVLTETVFSWPGLGRYITTGMLFLDYPAVMGGTLYIALIYSIANLIVDILYALLDPRMRM from the coding sequence ATGAACTTCGGACAATTCTTACTCAGAAGACTATTCTTAATGATCATTGTTCTCTTTGGAGTCGCCTGTATTGTCTTCTTCATAGCAAATGTCATACCTGCCGATCCAGTCGGTGCGATTCTTGGAGGCAATGCACCTCCTGAGGCCGTTGATAGACTTAAAGCAAAGTTGGGCTATGACCAGCCACTTATAATCAGATTCGGTAAATTCATCACCGGAGCAGTTAGAGGAGATTTCGGCATTTCTTTGAAAACTTCAAATCCCGTTATGGAGGATATCAGGAACTATTTCCCTGCCACGATGGAACTGGCTCTCGTCGCGATAACGATCTCAATCATACTGGGGATAACTCTGGGGATCTTGTCGGCCGTTCACCGCAACAAAGCCATAGACCACTTTTCTAGAATCTTCTCTATACTAGGAGTCTCGATGCCGGTCTTCTGGATTGGTCTTCTTCTGTTGCTTGTATTTTATTTCAAGTTGGGCTGGCTTCCGGGAAGCGGAAGACTAGGCTTTTTCACCTATCCGCCACCAAGAGTAACAGGCATGTACCTGATAGACTCGATTATTGCGGGGCAGTGGGACACATTTAAAGAGGCCCTGCTGCACATACTTCTTCCTGCGTTCGTCCTCGGTTACAATGCAACAGCCTCAATAGCTAGAATTACCAGGGCCAGCATGCTCGACGTGTTGAGGCAGGATTTTATAAGAACGGCAAAATCAAAGGGTTTGAGAAAAAACGTAGTTATCTATCGCCATGCACTACGTAATTCTCTGATACCAACCGTTACGATAATCGGACTCGTATTTGGAAGTCTGCTGGAAGGAGCCGTTCTTACGGAAACGGTCTTCTCCTGGCCCGGTCTGGGTAGATACATAACCACCGGAATGCTCTTCCTTGACTACCCGGCAGTAATGGGCGGTACATTGTATATAGCCTTGATATATTCAATTGCGAATCTGATCGTGGACATTCTTTACGCTCTTCTCGATCCAAGGATGAGGATGTGA
- a CDS encoding ROK family protein, with protein sequence MLALGIDIGGTMIKTAIVDSNGTLSEKRLFPTAINLKDQLLEIVREELAAHNVEAIGIGTAGRVDPITGNVNLATSNLTNWTGVPVKTLIQEKTGVVTAVLNDSNAAAFGEWFCNYRRAETLVMLTAGSGLGGGIVINGSPLLGKRGEAAEFGHIIIHPGGKPCNCGKEGCAEQYVSMRLIHSLVAAAAGQEMDRAALIEQYLNGNPVVEEAVSTVAGDLAIVVDSVFLSLDPDIVVVGGGVCELGKRFLNSLREELSVLSRSSLYTEEDVVLSLSGNDAGIVGAAVYAMAGEASGNE encoded by the coding sequence ATGCTTGCTCTCGGAATAGATATCGGTGGAACGATGATCAAGACGGCGATTGTGGATTCAAATGGCACACTCTCCGAGAAGAGACTATTTCCTACCGCCATAAATCTCAAAGACCAGCTCTTGGAGATAGTTAGAGAAGAGCTAGCCGCGCACAACGTGGAAGCTATAGGCATCGGTACGGCAGGCAGAGTCGATCCTATCACCGGGAATGTGAATCTGGCTACGAGCAATCTCACTAACTGGACCGGAGTGCCGGTAAAGACTCTCATCCAGGAGAAGACAGGCGTTGTTACCGCCGTTCTGAACGATTCAAATGCGGCTGCATTCGGTGAATGGTTCTGCAACTATCGCCGGGCGGAAACGCTGGTAATGTTAACGGCGGGGAGTGGCCTTGGCGGGGGAATCGTGATAAACGGTTCTCCTCTTCTAGGAAAGCGCGGAGAGGCAGCCGAATTCGGCCACATCATCATACACCCTGGTGGAAAACCCTGTAATTGCGGTAAGGAGGGGTGCGCCGAGCAATATGTATCTATGCGCCTTATCCATAGCCTTGTGGCAGCGGCAGCAGGCCAAGAAATGGACAGAGCCGCTCTCATCGAACAGTATCTAAACGGCAATCCAGTTGTTGAAGAAGCAGTAAGTACCGTAGCAGGAGATCTTGCGATCGTAGTCGATTCGGTCTTCCTGAGTTTAGACCCCGACATAGTAGTTGTGGGAGGTGGAGTGTGTGAGCTCGGGAAGAGATTCTTGAACAGCCTGAGAGAGGAACTTTCAGTGCTCTCAAGATCATCGCTGTATACCGAAGAAGATGTGGTTCTTTCTCTTTCGGGAAACGACGCAGGAATAGTAGGCGCAGCTGTCTATGCGATGGCCGGAGAAGCATCCGGAAATGAATGA
- a CDS encoding DUF4127 family protein has translation MFDKRVIFLPVDERFCTRDYFLLLARAANIEVVTPPKVYLGAKKTPPDIRRLLRWLEQTVVQGDYLVISIDMLAHGGLIPSRMSLDTLDTLQERLDLLKGLKERVVKIYATTTITRTPFYNSSEEEPDYWQYFGLDMYDLSRLLARSFRGEMVHRSVIEKISKIPSHFVTDYLVRRIRNRKLVSSVIELVDKGVIDFLNLVLDDNSKESISLAESEIHRARVDSLKIGSRVSIHAGADEATLSLLASVLSESVGETPAFEVRYASPEHKDFIPPYEGSPLYQGIQNHIEAAGGKVVDSGGEILLLANNPEVGLDSAQQLFAPTDSSSYDRFFREIETADSMIKGIADVKYTNGADNYLVKELLKRSELNWLETNYSAWNTAGNTLGTVCAHSIVQLLGSKGLLEVDQSRIKELQAIFFLEHWAFQSNIRKRLLVEAEKRGSKPWTVIPVELWAEEFVKSELIPYIPPVQEALGIEFEVERLFFPWHRSFELGLSVVPRAHHYPQVGS, from the coding sequence ATGTTTGATAAGAGAGTAATCTTTCTCCCTGTAGATGAGCGTTTCTGCACGAGAGATTATTTCCTGTTGCTGGCTCGAGCCGCGAACATAGAAGTCGTTACTCCGCCAAAAGTTTATCTGGGGGCAAAGAAAACGCCCCCGGATATTCGCAGGCTTCTCAGATGGCTTGAGCAGACTGTCGTGCAGGGAGATTATCTGGTCATTTCTATCGACATGCTGGCACATGGCGGACTTATACCCTCGCGAATGAGTCTGGATACCCTGGATACTCTTCAGGAAAGGCTCGACCTGTTGAAGGGGCTTAAGGAACGCGTCGTGAAGATCTACGCAACCACGACTATAACAAGAACTCCTTTCTACAACTCGTCCGAAGAGGAACCGGACTACTGGCAATACTTCGGGCTGGACATGTATGATCTTTCCAGACTTCTCGCCAGGAGCTTCAGAGGTGAGATGGTTCACCGCTCCGTGATCGAAAAGATCAGCAAGATTCCCTCTCACTTCGTAACGGACTATCTTGTGAGACGAATCAGAAACCGAAAGCTTGTCTCTTCAGTAATAGAACTGGTAGACAAAGGCGTGATTGACTTCTTGAATCTCGTTCTCGACGATAACAGCAAGGAAAGCATATCCCTTGCCGAAAGCGAGATTCATCGGGCCAGGGTAGACTCTCTCAAAATAGGATCGAGGGTTTCAATTCATGCAGGTGCAGATGAGGCGACACTTAGTTTACTGGCCAGCGTGCTTTCTGAATCGGTGGGAGAGACCCCGGCCTTTGAGGTTCGTTACGCCTCTCCGGAGCATAAGGATTTCATTCCACCCTACGAAGGCTCTCCACTCTACCAGGGCATTCAAAACCATATAGAGGCAGCCGGAGGAAAGGTGGTCGACAGCGGAGGAGAGATTCTGCTTCTGGCTAACAATCCGGAAGTCGGTCTCGACAGCGCTCAGCAGCTTTTCGCTCCCACCGACTCGAGTTCGTACGACAGGTTCTTTCGCGAGATCGAAACGGCAGATTCGATGATAAAGGGTATAGCCGATGTAAAGTACACCAACGGCGCCGACAACTATCTGGTCAAAGAGTTGCTGAAGAGAAGCGAACTGAACTGGCTGGAAACGAATTACTCGGCCTGGAACACAGCCGGAAACACTCTTGGAACAGTATGCGCCCATTCGATAGTCCAGCTTCTGGGAAGTAAGGGGCTGCTGGAGGTAGATCAGTCAAGGATCAAGGAATTGCAGGCGATCTTCTTCCTTGAGCACTGGGCATTTCAGTCGAATATACGCAAAAGGCTGCTGGTCGAGGCAGAAAAAAGAGGGTCAAAGCCGTGGACTGTAATTCCCGTCGAATTATGGGCCGAGGAGTTTGTGAAGAGTGAACTGATTCCTTATATTCCTCCTGTTCAAGAGGCTCTGGGAATAGAATTCGAGGTTGAACGACTCTTCTTCCCCTGGCACAGATCCTTCGAACTGGGTCTTTCGGTTGTGCCGAGAGCCCATCATTACCCACAAGTTGGGAGTTAA
- a CDS encoding cache domain-containing protein: MKNLFLTFLIVLLTFTIALGMSEEEKRLEIQARVEKAAGLIEENGPEIFPLFYDRNSQFFTGEEYIFIYDDSGTNLVNAGNPTVFEGRNLISLKDKNGLYMIVRIFEVALNQGGGWVDFFWPLPDGGPATFKSAYVMSATHGELTYVIGMGYYKQEQ, encoded by the coding sequence TTGAAGAATCTGTTCTTAACGTTTCTAATCGTGCTTTTGACCTTTACAATCGCCCTCGGCATGAGCGAAGAAGAAAAACGACTTGAAATTCAGGCAAGGGTCGAGAAGGCGGCCGGGCTGATCGAAGAGAATGGGCCGGAGATATTTCCGCTTTTCTACGACAGAAACAGTCAGTTCTTCACTGGTGAGGAGTACATCTTCATCTACGACGATAGCGGAACCAATCTAGTCAACGCGGGAAATCCAACCGTCTTTGAGGGCAGAAACCTGATATCTCTCAAAGACAAGAATGGACTCTATATGATTGTCAGGATTTTTGAAGTCGCCCTGAATCAGGGAGGAGGCTGGGTAGATTTCTTTTGGCCCTTGCCAGACGGAGGTCCTGCAACATTCAAGAGCGCCTACGTGATGTCCGCTACTCACGGAGAGTTAACATATGTGATTGGAATGGGATATTACAAACAGGAGCAATGA
- a CDS encoding ABC transporter ATP-binding protein: protein MAETLIKIRNLKTYFPVKKSIFSKKLFVRAVDDVNMDVPKGSTFAVVGESGSGKTTLARTVLRLIEPTSGEIEFDGKNILELKGKDLLEVRRNMQIVFQDPYNSLHPRKLIKNIIGEGMKIHFKITDIEIRDRIAAVLKEVGLIDDHMYRYAHEFSGGQRQRIAFARAMVLKPEFIVLDEPTSALDVSVQAMVLKMLKEIKVQESLTYMFITHNLSLVDYIADKVAVMYVGEVVEMGDKTTIFNHPSHPYTDLLMASNPIPDPKFVREKRLLKGEIPSSINPPSGCRFHNRCPFADERCEREEPELRETKPGHFVRCHYPL, encoded by the coding sequence ATGGCTGAGACTTTGATCAAAATAAGAAATCTTAAGACTTACTTTCCAGTGAAGAAGTCCATCTTCTCGAAAAAGCTATTCGTTAGAGCCGTCGACGACGTGAATATGGACGTTCCGAAAGGCTCTACATTTGCCGTTGTAGGGGAATCTGGTTCAGGTAAGACAACTCTTGCGAGAACCGTTCTGAGACTTATTGAACCAACTTCAGGAGAGATCGAGTTCGATGGAAAGAATATTCTGGAACTAAAGGGCAAGGACCTGCTTGAAGTGAGAAGAAATATGCAGATCGTCTTCCAGGACCCGTACAATTCGCTTCATCCCAGAAAACTGATTAAGAACATAATTGGGGAAGGGATGAAGATTCATTTCAAGATCACCGACATCGAAATAAGAGACAGGATAGCGGCCGTATTGAAAGAAGTAGGGCTGATAGACGATCATATGTACAGATATGCGCACGAGTTCTCGGGTGGGCAACGCCAGAGAATCGCATTTGCGAGAGCTATGGTTCTCAAACCGGAGTTCATTGTCCTAGATGAACCTACTTCGGCGCTGGACGTTTCGGTCCAGGCCATGGTTCTCAAGATGCTGAAGGAGATAAAGGTCCAGGAAAGTCTTACCTATATGTTCATAACTCACAACCTTTCTCTCGTTGACTACATAGCCGATAAGGTCGCCGTCATGTATGTGGGAGAAGTTGTCGAAATGGGAGACAAGACAACGATCTTCAATCACCCTTCGCATCCTTATACTGATTTGCTGATGGCTTCCAATCCAATCCCCGATCCGAAGTTCGTAAGGGAAAAGCGGCTGCTGAAGGGTGAGATACCCAGTTCGATAAACCCCCCTTCTGGATGCAGATTCCATAACAGGTGCCCGTTCGCAGATGAGAGATGCGAGAGGGAAGAACCTGAGTTGAGGGAGACAAAACCCGGTCATTTCGTAAGGTGCCACTATCCCCTCTGA
- a CDS encoding EamA family transporter, with amino-acid sequence MKKSGDGMAILAYILVSFFWGSTYLAIKIGVEGMPPMFFAGVRFLIAGLIMIVFSYIRGYAFPAGKSEFSRLSLIGLFMLLGGNGLVVFAEQWVDSGVASLIMATIPIFAGVLEHFFIRTTRLTLKALSGLLLGFFGVYFLLVPAEHGISIDIPGILVLLSASFLWSTGTVLSKTFKGNSSIVSNIGIQMFAGGVGLMFVSAITGEFSRVRFSMNSVLAIAYLIVFGSLVAYSSYIYLLQKWPATKAGTYAYINPLVAVSLGAIFLGEKINFLMILSMVGIFLGVLIVQKSKIKVSE; translated from the coding sequence TTGAAGAAAAGTGGAGATGGAATGGCGATCCTCGCTTATATTCTCGTCAGTTTTTTCTGGGGATCGACCTATCTGGCCATAAAGATCGGTGTTGAGGGCATGCCGCCAATGTTTTTTGCCGGGGTCAGGTTCCTCATAGCTGGCTTAATAATGATTGTTTTCTCATATATCAGAGGCTACGCCTTCCCTGCAGGCAAGAGCGAGTTTTCAAGATTGTCGCTTATCGGTCTTTTCATGCTGCTGGGTGGAAATGGCCTCGTTGTGTTTGCAGAGCAGTGGGTAGATTCAGGTGTTGCTTCTCTCATAATGGCTACTATCCCGATCTTTGCCGGGGTATTGGAGCACTTTTTCATAAGAACGACTCGGTTGACTTTGAAGGCGCTTTCTGGACTTCTGCTGGGTTTTTTTGGTGTCTACTTTCTTCTGGTTCCGGCCGAACACGGTATTTCTATCGACATCCCCGGAATCCTGGTGCTCCTCTCTGCTAGCTTCCTCTGGTCTACTGGAACGGTACTGTCAAAAACGTTCAAGGGGAACAGCTCCATAGTCTCGAACATCGGGATTCAGATGTTTGCAGGCGGTGTTGGGCTGATGTTCGTTTCGGCAATAACCGGTGAGTTCTCAAGAGTAAGGTTCTCGATGAACTCGGTTCTAGCAATCGCTTATCTCATTGTTTTCGGGTCCTTGGTTGCCTACAGCAGCTACATCTATCTTCTTCAGAAGTGGCCTGCAACAAAGGCGGGTACTTATGCTTATATCAATCCCCTAGTTGCTGTCTCGCTCGGAGCTATCTTTCTCGGAGAGAAGATCAATTTTCTTATGATCCTCTCTATGGTGGGCATTTTTCTCGGAGTTCTCATAGTACAGAAGTCAAAGATCAAAGTATCAGAGTAG